Genomic window (Chelmon rostratus isolate fCheRos1 chromosome 15, fCheRos1.pri, whole genome shotgun sequence):
CTCCCCAAAGGTCTGTCTTCATCTTGAGGAGAGGGGCTGCTGTGGCTGTACTCCAACCCAAACAGTTTCTCTATGCGGTAGTGCACATAAGCAGTGCGGTACTCTATCAGCACTCTCAGAGGCCAGGACAACATCAGGAGAGCTGCCAGCCAGAAGGCGACCTGGGAGGTGTACCAAGGCATCCTATCTGGGTCTATGTAGGCTATCAGGTTTTCTCTGAAGTCAACGTTCTTCAGCTGCATCCCCTCCCTGGCCTCCATGTAATCGTCCAAACCCTCAATCTCAGAGAAGAACCTGGCTCTCTGGTTGAGGTAATCATTTTCTGGGCCGGCCTCGGTGAAGCTGAAACATTTGGTAAAGCGTAGGCGAGTTGCCGGATGTCCCTCCAAACCTCTGAGGTCACGTGACACGTCTTTCATCCCACAGTGGCTGTAGTCAAACTCCCCCTCAGCCACGTGGGTGTTCACCCTCTCATGGTACACCTGTGTGGTGGTGTAGGCGTCCCCGTTGCGGTACCGAGTGACTTGCCGTGTCCGTCTGACAAAATGGTAGCTGATGGCCTTCCACCATATGCAAGGCTGGGCCTGTTGCATCCGCAGCACGCGCTCATACACGCTGTCAACGTCCGCTTTGCACTGCAGCTCGCTCCTGGCTCTGCAGTGCCAGCACTCCACCATGTACAGGACGTATAGCATGAGCAGAAAGGCCAGAGGGATGTAGATGTAGCCGTCAGAGCAGGGGCTGTCGTGGTAGATCATTGAGTGTCCCCCGGCGCCCATCCCCGTGGACCCCCgcagggaggaggtgaaggaggccGTGAAGGAGTTGGTGAGAGCCGTGTTGAAGCTGATCTTGGTGACCCGGGTCAGCCGGCACCAGGCCACCGCGCCCAGGCAGCTGTAcatgagcagagagagcagcaggcagcGCCAGTGGGACTCCCGGCAGACACAAGCACCCAGGGACTGCTTCACtggccgctgctgcagagagagagagagataagacagaaaagaaggagagagagggggagtaATGAGGAAAAGGCACTTAGGGCAATGAGCCCCTGAAACATGGCAGTGACGTTATGACttgcagcagaaatgcaaatgaatgtaGCAGCACTATAAATTGCCAAGCTTCCCCGTACCTAAGCACAAAGTAAATCAAACCAAAGAAAGCTCAGTGGGATTCAATTAAACCATGCAGAGGCCGTGAGCAGCTGGCAGACTAAATATTAACCAATATGTTTTCACGCATCTATCTCTAAAATCAATTTCATTTATATTGCAGGAGGGCAAATGCGCTTGCTGGTAAAGTTGTCACATTAATATCAAAGGGTAGCGCTTGTGTATACGTGGACAAAATCCCCTCAAACATTAGAAATGGAGCCTGAGTGATGCTGGAGTTTTGAGGCAGACACCTGTATTAATATTAGAGAGCTGAAAATCTTATAGCAAAGTATTAGCCAGTATTAgtttttaacataaacacacaacattaaTAAAACTAGTAAATAAACTTGAGTGCCGATCAGGTGGACATGATGTATTAATGGAGGCGTTGTTTCTAAATTATATCAAACATATCTCTGTACTGCAATTTCTTGTTACTTTCTAGCCCGGTGATAAATTATAATATAACATATGACATATAAATGTCAGTTGATTTTATCAGCAGGCCATATTATTAGTCAGGTCTCAAGTTAAAAGTGTCCAAACTGCATGAGGCTAAGCTTTAAATAGAGCCTGAGAGGCACCTTGAGCAGGAATCATGCTGAGCAGAGAATGACATAAgaatgatgtaaaaaaaaaaagaaaaaagaaaaaaagtaaaaactatGAAATCTTTAACTCAGGTCAAAAACCTGAGTTAAAGATTTGATTAATGATTTGAGCTTTGGCAACTTTCACTACTTTCTGAAATTTTGAAGCGATTAATTGATAAggaaataattgttagttgcagcccaaagagaaacacattcatgcactgTTCGAATAGAAGAGCATTTATTCATGTGCAGCACTTAAGAAAAAATTTGAAGCACTTGTGCTTTACTTAATCAAGGTAGTtatgcttctactccaccacatttcagactGAAATTCTGGACTTTGTACTCCACTTCATTTACTATATGAAAGCTGTGTTACAAGCTACTTTAAAAACGATTAATTAACTAAAAACCATATCCGCAGCTGATAAAATATGACACACTGCCATACATTAAACTATGAAACACTGTATAAAATAGTTCAAGTAATCCTCACCTGGACCAGGTGCAACATTATAATGCTGCTCACAtgttaatgcattaataataataatgaaattatatcaaatataataatataacactggCAGGGGTCATTGTTTTGCGTAACTTATATGTAATACTTAACTGCACTGTAACACTTCTCCCTTCTCTCTGAATACTTCCCCCACTACTGCTTaaatacacgcacgcacacaggcacgcacacacacacacacacacacacacacacacacacttatctgCTGAGTACTGGGTGGTTAGCTCAgggcagacaaacagaaagtgcTCACATTTGCAATACTGACCACAAGTCAAATTGTCCCAATCAGCAGAGACGCTGGCCTGAAGCTATTTCATCAGTTACACTAACAGTAAAAGAAACTAGAGCGTAACCCTTCATGCATAGAGAGACCAAGCTGGGACTGCAAAGTTTAATGTATGCATCTGCAAGGAGTTTCACGCATTGAAAATGAACCTGGTGCCATCTTATCAGTCACATGCATCGAGATTTCTGAATGACTTCATGGCATTTTCTAATATTTGTGTCTGGCTCTGGTGGTGACAATCATTCCCATGAGATCTTGTGTTCTTGTAGATTACCTCTGGTGTTTTATGGAGTGAAAGGATTTATGTTGACAACCAGCCCATCCATTACTGCACTGACACAGGGGTGGGGATGTCACTTTGCTGGTTCCACCTCAGTTATTTATGGAGCAAACAAGGATGCAGTTCTGGTGAGCCAGAGAGGACAGACTTTTCAGTCATCCCGTCCTCCTGACTGCAGACATTATGTACTatggaatgattttttttcatgtttttatactCTAATAATTTGCAAGATGtgcaaaataaaccaaaaaacacCTTTATATACTTCTAAGGAAAATATTTAGCAAGGGTTATACCAATCAAAAAAATATAAGCCCTGACTCAGATGGGATACATCATTTTAGAAATAGTTTTCGAGCATCTAAACTCAATATATTGGCCGCAGATAAATAGGATGTTTGTAACTGAATTGTACTTTAATTTCCTCCACAGTATAAAATAAGAGTTAGCAGTTACATGGGCAATGGAACTGAGGTAAGACAACTCATGTCTTCTGTCCATGGCTGGCTGCACACAGCCAATCCCCCAGATTGAATCACAGTAATTACTTCATGACAGTAAAGATAAAGGGCATGGTggagcaaacacaaacatgcacgtACGCTTAAAGGACCGATCGGCACTTGAAATCATGGTCTGGCTTCGCAAAAATAATTGTTTGGTGTC
Coding sequences:
- the LOC121618739 gene encoding transmembrane protein 151B translates to MPSSDLDSAEDTAATAPNDAEGEVQEEDEEDSPAESNVLEEEQRPVKQSLGACVCRESHWRCLLLSLLMYSCLGAVAWCRLTRVTKISFNTALTNSFTASFTSSLRGSTGMGAGGHSMIYHDSPCSDGYIYIPLAFLLMLYVLYMVECWHCRARSELQCKADVDSVYERVLRMQQAQPCIWWKAISYHFVRRTRQVTRYRNGDAYTTTQVYHERVNTHVAEGEFDYSHCGMKDVSRDLRGLEGHPATRLRFTKCFSFTEAGPENDYLNQRARFFSEIEGLDDYMEAREGMQLKNVDFRENLIAYIDPDRMPWYTSQVAFWLAALLMLSWPLRVLIEYRTAYVHYRIEKLFGLEYSHSSPSPQDEDRPLGSNTGCVIPRVDTLDSTEMEWHIRCNRQLIPSYSEAMLINMSTADSTSLQDTEYTSSSNCFLLDSSQTAQSYGALQSQDGGEQRSEPHGRADGGGRRRTITSSSCSSIFSCRGALFHSHLSSDTSRFSLCRMYGSHRTVALWRSRSSNLTDPCCVDEQCCRSDSSQLALSDSPPTYRDARFFPVLIVHRSEGRGGEDGREVRRYYIRRGSSCVETAL